Proteins encoded within one genomic window of uncultured Desulfobacter sp.:
- a CDS encoding ATP-binding cassette domain-containing protein, translating to MCFPSGLNIPYVYLFDDTVLNNIRMGNPDATDDQVKEAAQKAFCHEFIDRLPDGYNTAVGDIGGAMSGGEKQRISIARAILKDAPIVMLDEPTAALDTQSEVAVQKAIDTLVADKTVIVIAHRLSTIAGADNILVVEEGKIAEQGTHTELMTLNKRYAAMWHAQQRIKAWNIPGN from the coding sequence ATGTGCTTTCCGTCGGGGTTGAATATTCCGTATGTTTATCTGTTTGACGACACCGTCTTAAACAATATCAGGATGGGCAATCCCGATGCCACGGATGACCAGGTAAAAGAGGCGGCACAAAAGGCGTTTTGCCATGAGTTCATCGATCGTTTGCCGGATGGATATAATACGGCGGTGGGGGATATCGGCGGTGCCATGTCCGGCGGGGAAAAGCAGCGAATAAGCATCGCAAGGGCCATACTCAAGGACGCCCCCATTGTCATGCTGGATGAACCCACGGCGGCTTTGGATACACAAAGCGAGGTGGCGGTACAAAAGGCCATAGATACACTGGTGGCAGATAAAACGGTCATTGTGATCGCACATCGCCTCTCCACCATCGCCGGAGCCGACAATATCCTGGTGGTGGAAGAGGGTAAAATTGCGGAACAGGGGACTCATACAGAATTAATGACGCTGAATAAAAGATACGCTGCCATGTGGCATGCGCAACAGAGAATAAAGGCGTGGAATATCCCAGGCAATTAA
- a CDS encoding ATP-binding cassette domain-containing protein gives MANNIRLAKPDASDEEIYEAARASQIHDFILSLPDGYDTVAGDRGLRLSGGQKQRITIARAILRNAPIVVLDEATAFADPENEEEIIRAVSSLMKGKTVIIIAHRLSTIRDVNQIVVFDQGMIAEKGRHGELINNNSVYAVLWENYEQAQAWNLQK, from the coding sequence ATTGCCAATAATATCAGGCTTGCCAAACCGGATGCCTCGGATGAAGAGATATATGAGGCGGCAAGGGCATCGCAGATCCATGATTTTATCTTGTCTCTTCCCGATGGATACGACACCGTTGCCGGAGACAGAGGCTTGCGGCTTTCGGGTGGGCAGAAGCAGAGAATCACCATCGCCAGGGCGATCCTTCGAAACGCACCCATTGTGGTGCTTGACGAAGCCACCGCATTTGCCGATCCGGAAAACGAGGAAGAGATCATCCGGGCGGTGTCAAGTCTGATGAAAGGCAAAACCGTCATCATCATCGCCCACAGGCTGTCCACCATAAGAGATGTGAACCAGATCGTTGTGTTTGACCAGGGCATGATTGCAGAAAAAGGGCGTCATGGGGAGCTGATCAACAATAACAGTGTGTATGCCGTCCTCTGGGAAAATTATGAACAGGCACAGGCGTGGAATCTTCAGAAATAA
- a CDS encoding sigma 54-interacting transcriptional regulator, with product MRVGSTQTLNVDLRFIAATHRDLRHEVDQGHFRQDLYFRLNVASIILPALADG from the coding sequence ATGCGGGTGGGCAGTACCCAGACGTTGAACGTGGATTTAAGGTTCATTGCCGCCACCCACAGGGACCTGCGCCACGAGGTGGACCAGGGCCATTTTCGCCAGGACCTTTATTTCCGGCTCAACGTGGCATCCATCATACTGCCTGCCCTGGCGGATGGATAG
- a CDS encoding AraC family transcriptional regulator, giving the protein MQTIQIGTLTLTATPNQFKTDLPPSIGQGKTDILTFNSGLQLMTIHRHPKHPVLFQGFLKEPFVGFGFCLDGRFDYRPVCFDHPITISAGQSGFFSFPKSVEVFEKADDQRMLRIYLMLNGDRLFKLAQGDEDRFYPVLKSLDAKSHSRFLNIITPVMKVVLYQIIHCPYIGMTRQIFLEGKAMELLAHKMEQLCPGSGRQDYAMKPSDVERVHHAAHLLVRDLNNPPDIMTLTNLVGLNRDKLHQCFRKVFGFSPFEFLRDQRLKTAMLLLQDGELNVTQAALMVGYSNISHFAKAFKSKFGITPGQLRKASPSSFSDRKIIYDNIKSNSAISPKIL; this is encoded by the coding sequence ATGCAAACAATCCAAATCGGTACGCTAACACTAACGGCAACGCCAAATCAGTTTAAAACTGATCTTCCACCATCAATTGGTCAGGGAAAAACCGATATTCTGACTTTCAACTCAGGTCTGCAATTAATGACCATTCACAGGCACCCCAAGCATCCCGTCCTTTTTCAGGGTTTTTTAAAAGAGCCTTTTGTTGGTTTTGGCTTTTGCCTTGATGGGCGGTTCGATTACCGGCCTGTCTGCTTTGATCATCCGATTACAATTAGTGCTGGCCAGAGTGGTTTTTTCTCTTTTCCCAAAAGTGTTGAGGTTTTTGAAAAAGCCGATGATCAACGGATGCTCAGAATTTATCTGATGTTAAACGGCGACCGGTTATTTAAGCTGGCACAGGGGGATGAAGACCGTTTTTATCCGGTGTTGAAAAGCCTGGATGCAAAATCTCACAGCCGTTTTCTCAATATCATAACGCCGGTGATGAAAGTGGTTTTATATCAGATAATCCATTGCCCTTATATCGGTATGACCCGACAGATTTTCCTGGAGGGTAAAGCCATGGAACTTCTGGCCCATAAGATGGAACAACTCTGCCCCGGCAGCGGCCGGCAAGATTACGCCATGAAACCTTCTGATGTAGAACGTGTTCACCACGCGGCCCACCTGCTTGTCCGTGACCTTAATAATCCGCCGGATATTATGACACTGACTAATTTGGTAGGATTAAACCGGGATAAACTGCATCAATGTTTCCGCAAGGTTTTCGGGTTTTCCCCCTTTGAATTTCTCCGTGATCAGCGTTTGAAAACAGCCATGCTGCTATTGCAGGATGGTGAACTCAATGTTACCCAGGCAGCATTGATGGTCGGCTACTCCAATATCAGTCATTTTGCCAAGGCCTTTAAATCCAAGTTCGGAATCACACCGGGCCAATTACGCAAAGCTTCCCCCTCCTCCTTTTCTGACCGAAAAATTATTTATGATAATATCAAATCGAATTCGGCAATAAGCCCGAAAATTCTTTGA
- a CDS encoding TonB-dependent receptor, which yields MNTRFVLSLLTLFFTVLGSFVQLQAEEANEKASQIETLVVTAEKKSADSQDVPITLSAFSEMNLNDSGIVKFPEIARFTPNVYMKQDTMIIRGVTQYMGTKNSAVGIYQDGVSLPFDGMANFDLFDIERIEILKGPQGTLYGKNCEAGVVNIITKQPGNEFGGKIVGEYSWYDTEFGTSPGYIVSGNVSGPIIKDKFYMGLSGKWKDDDGYMKNEYNGDEEAGKHDVYTGRLNLRWTPLDRWDIAFLVDTMNEDYGYASFRYLTGTLNKGRHIVSHDGPYSGERNGDGQTLRLKYSGDKFDVLSITGRRYAKSDVDYDFDMTSIPSYAMLSYFDDESTLISQEIRVSSIEGNSPFQWLTGVYAFDEDMKIYQEKDFPSSLTVRDTDVDNFGYALFGQGTYTFIDRLHLTAGLRYDFTDFKGEQRLTVQEDVSVYEKDFHDSELLPKCSLAFDFTNNIMGYTSVAKGYLVGGYNFKYSTNMNNLTYDPEYTWNYEVGMKSAWFGNRVIANISAFYIQMTDKQVIEWDTSSQSVSVKAIRNASDAHSLGVELELQARPFEGVDIFAGLGIIEAEIDDWISTEYDSSTGNSYQYDYSGKRLPNVPDYTYNLGIQYRHLSGWFCRVDWLGTGSVYSDAKNTAKEDNYQIINLRLGFESENYDIHLWCKNLFDEDYLQVRFASSTSADQGFDGYPRMIGVTYTYRF from the coding sequence ATGAATACGCGTTTTGTTTTAAGCCTTTTAACACTGTTTTTTACAGTATTGGGTTCATTTGTTCAACTCCAGGCGGAAGAAGCTAACGAAAAGGCGTCTCAAATTGAAACACTTGTTGTTACAGCAGAAAAAAAAAGTGCAGATAGTCAGGATGTACCCATAACGCTTTCTGCATTCTCAGAGATGAATCTCAATGATTCCGGTATTGTTAAATTCCCTGAAATTGCCAGATTTACCCCCAATGTATACATGAAACAAGACACTATGATCATAAGGGGAGTTACTCAATATATGGGAACTAAAAATTCTGCAGTAGGCATATATCAGGATGGTGTAAGTCTCCCATTTGATGGCATGGCTAATTTTGACTTGTTTGATATTGAACGGATAGAAATTTTAAAAGGCCCTCAGGGGACATTGTACGGAAAAAATTGTGAAGCCGGGGTTGTCAATATCATCACAAAACAACCCGGCAACGAATTTGGTGGAAAAATTGTCGGTGAATACAGCTGGTATGATACCGAATTCGGCACCTCTCCAGGCTATATTGTCAGTGGCAACGTTAGCGGTCCTATTATAAAGGATAAATTTTATATGGGGCTGTCGGGTAAATGGAAGGATGACGACGGTTATATGAAAAACGAGTATAACGGAGATGAAGAGGCAGGAAAGCATGACGTTTATACCGGACGCCTCAATCTTAGATGGACTCCCCTTGATCGTTGGGATATTGCTTTTTTGGTTGATACAATGAATGAGGATTATGGCTATGCATCTTTCAGATATTTAACGGGCACCTTAAATAAGGGAAGACACATTGTCAGCCATGACGGGCCTTATTCCGGAGAAAGAAATGGGGATGGACAAACATTGCGTCTCAAGTACTCTGGTGATAAATTTGATGTATTATCCATCACCGGCCGACGTTATGCAAAAAGTGATGTGGATTATGATTTTGATATGACATCCATTCCCTCCTATGCCATGCTCTCATACTTTGACGATGAAAGCACACTTATTTCCCAGGAAATACGTGTTTCTTCAATTGAAGGCAATAGTCCTTTCCAGTGGCTGACAGGTGTTTATGCATTTGATGAAGATATGAAAATTTACCAGGAAAAGGACTTTCCAAGCAGCCTCACCGTCAGAGATACGGATGTCGATAATTTTGGCTATGCACTTTTTGGACAGGGAACCTATACCTTTATTGACAGGCTCCATCTAACAGCCGGTCTTCGTTATGATTTTACAGATTTCAAAGGAGAACAAAGGCTGACGGTTCAAGAAGATGTTTCTGTTTATGAAAAGGATTTCCATGACAGCGAATTGCTTCCCAAATGTTCACTTGCCTTTGATTTTACGAATAATATAATGGGATACACCTCCGTTGCCAAAGGGTATTTAGTTGGGGGATATAACTTTAAATACTCAACCAATATGAATAATTTAACTTACGACCCTGAATACACCTGGAATTATGAAGTGGGTATGAAAAGCGCGTGGTTCGGCAACCGGGTGATAGCTAATATATCCGCATTTTATATTCAGATGACGGATAAACAAGTGATCGAATGGGACACGAGCTCTCAATCGGTTAGTGTAAAAGCAATTCGAAATGCTTCCGATGCCCATTCGCTGGGGGTGGAGCTTGAATTACAGGCCCGCCCCTTCGAAGGTGTGGATATCTTTGCCGGGCTTGGCATTATTGAGGCAGAAATTGATGACTGGATCTCGACAGAATACGACTCGTCAACAGGAAATAGCTACCAGTATGATTATAGTGGCAAAAGGCTGCCTAATGTGCCTGATTATACATATAATTTAGGTATTCAATACCGCCATCTATCTGGATGGTTTTGCCGGGTGGATTGGCTTGGCACCGGCTCTGTCTACAGTGATGCGAAAAATACAGCCAAAGAGGACAACTATCAAATCATCAACCTTCGGTTAGGGTTTGAAAGTGAGAATTATGACATTCATCTGTGGTGCAAGAACCTTTTTGATGAAGACTACCTGCAAGTCAGATTTGCCAGTTCAACAAGTGCTGACCAGGGATTTGATGGTTATCCCAGGATGATAGGTGTAACATACACCTATCGTTTTTAG
- a CDS encoding helix-turn-helix domain-containing protein, with protein sequence MENNDVIYPEALPDHLTQLAIETYRTAPEGKIPTMKEQEKRYIQWVLEQTNWNKTRAAEIMEIDRVSLWRKIKAFKLE encoded by the coding sequence ATGGAGAACAACGACGTGATATATCCCGAGGCGCTGCCCGACCATCTCACCCAACTGGCCATTGAAACCTACCGCACAGCCCCGGAAGGTAAGATTCCCACCATGAAGGAGCAGGAAAAACGGTATATCCAGTGGGTGTTGGAACAGACCAACTGGAACAAAACCCGGGCTGCCGAAATCATGGAGATCGACCGGGTCTCTCTGTGGCGCAAGATTAAAGCGTTTAAGCTTGAATAA
- a CDS encoding transposase, whose product MIIENMLSWHHSGFNVYIGERIEPDDKVGLGNLARYIIRACFSQERLVYIPAEKSDDGVAKIIYTAKDGKSQKMFNALDWLARLVTHIPGRYEHTVRYYGYFSNKSRGMRKKADADYVIPTIMQNKMTSKEARQNWARLIQKIYEVDPLVCPKCQGQMKLISFIEDLDVIEKILRHLGLWDIHNHDPPQAVISDFIPELAYDFSDSQIPADGYH is encoded by the coding sequence GTGATCATTGAAAATATGCTTTCCTGGCATCATTCTGGGTTTAATGTTTATATTGGAGAGAGAATTGAACCTGATGATAAAGTCGGGCTTGGCAACCTGGCAAGATATATCATTCGAGCCTGTTTCTCCCAGGAAAGATTGGTCTATATTCCGGCCGAAAAATCTGATGATGGTGTTGCTAAAATCATTTATACCGCCAAAGACGGAAAATCCCAAAAGATGTTTAATGCTTTGGATTGGCTTGCCAGATTGGTGACACATATTCCAGGAAGATACGAGCATACCGTTCGTTACTATGGTTACTTTTCTAACAAGTCCAGGGGGATGAGAAAGAAGGCAGACGCTGATTATGTAATTCCGACAATCATGCAAAATAAGATGACCTCAAAAGAAGCAAGGCAAAATTGGGCCAGGTTAATCCAAAAAATTTATGAAGTCGATCCTTTGGTTTGTCCAAAATGTCAGGGTCAAATGAAACTGATTTCTTTTATTGAAGATCTTGATGTCATCGAAAAGATTCTACGGCACCTGGGCTTATGGGATATTCACAACCATGATCCACCCCAGGCGGTTATTTCTGATTTCATTCCTGAGTTGGCTTATGACTTTTCCGATTCTCAAATTCCTGCCGACGGATATCATTAA
- a CDS encoding transposase, which produces MFICVYFLYDRTLLAKLSKCAWSVITAYLKSTVPDGEAVPGASIAVQTYGDFLNFNPHLHAIVSNGCFSKDGSFQTAPVFMLEDLEEAFQYEVLKMLKKEGKINDAIITDFHGRLRNPNFRIF; this is translated from the coding sequence ATGTTTATTTGTGTTTATTTTCTTTATGACCGCACTTTACTGGCAAAACTTTCCAAATGTGCATGGAGTGTTATTACAGCTTACCTTAAATCTACGGTCCCGGATGGAGAAGCTGTTCCCGGTGCCAGTATTGCTGTTCAGACATACGGTGACTTTCTAAATTTCAATCCCCATCTGCACGCCATAGTTTCAAATGGCTGCTTCTCAAAAGACGGCAGCTTTCAGACTGCTCCGGTATTTATGCTTGAAGACCTGGAAGAAGCATTTCAGTATGAGGTGCTGAAAATGCTCAAGAAAGAGGGAAAAATCAATGATGCCATCATCACGGATTTTCATGGTAGGCTAAGAAACCCTAATTTTAGAATTTTTTAA
- a CDS encoding GDSL-type esterase/lipase family protein: MFWYNDEIEPLESKLVLPKGQKPRLLLYGSSSLRLWDEFANAFPEFEVVNQAFGGSTSAACCWFFKRLVPQWHPDLLIFYAGDNDLGEGRHPEEVFICFKYLMILIDQHCGKIPVTFISIKPSIVRQDLINSIKFTNSIVRKEIELFHPNCTFVNIFDSMSQTDNKEILFEEDGLHLSANGYEVWRKQLKEQFLDTFMG, from the coding sequence ATGTTTTGGTATAATGACGAAATAGAACCGCTTGAATCAAAGCTGGTACTGCCTAAAGGGCAAAAGCCCAGACTGTTGCTGTACGGGAGCTCATCCCTGCGCCTATGGGATGAGTTTGCCAATGCGTTTCCGGAATTTGAAGTTGTCAACCAGGCGTTTGGCGGTTCCACGTCAGCTGCCTGTTGTTGGTTTTTTAAGCGGTTGGTGCCTCAGTGGCATCCTGATCTGCTTATTTTTTATGCCGGGGATAATGATCTGGGAGAAGGCCGTCACCCGGAAGAAGTCTTTATCTGTTTTAAATACTTAATGATTTTAATTGATCAGCATTGCGGGAAGATCCCCGTGACGTTCATCTCGATTAAACCAAGCATTGTCAGGCAGGATCTGATAAATTCAATCAAATTTACAAATAGTATTGTCCGCAAGGAAATAGAACTTTTTCATCCGAACTGCACCTTTGTTAATATCTTCGATTCAATGTCCCAGACGGATAACAAAGAAATATTATTTGAAGAGGATGGGTTGCATCTAAGTGCAAATGGATACGAGGTTTGGAGAAAGCAGCTGAAAGAACAATTCCTTGACACGTTTATGGGTTAG
- a CDS encoding class I SAM-dependent methyltransferase has protein sequence MTQKIRIKTGTVEETLLLPLWGRAYETQKSNPRLVDQNAVEIIQQIDYDFSDIEKTQSMSQHGWVARSLHTDKMAHGFIEQHPEATIVNIGCGLDTTFSRIDNGKIMFYELDLPDVIALRQNFYEDSDRHKSIASSFLDTQWFKDIEVRDGLLFLAGGVLCYFNENQIKTFFIQVADYFESCDFYFDSLSPMGMKFAKKQVLKKGGMGMSMDGGWGLKPVKSLEKWDQRIQVINSTPMSKGMKQGVPFKAKLASTIADLLGVCSMVHMRICHC, from the coding sequence ATGACCCAGAAAATACGTATCAAAACCGGCACTGTTGAGGAAACCCTTTTACTGCCGTTATGGGGCCGGGCATATGAAACACAAAAAAGTAACCCGAGACTGGTAGATCAAAACGCAGTAGAGATTATTCAGCAAATTGATTACGATTTTTCAGATATCGAAAAAACCCAATCCATGTCCCAGCATGGCTGGGTTGCACGCAGCCTGCATACGGATAAAATGGCGCACGGGTTCATAGAACAACATCCCGAAGCGACAATTGTGAATATCGGCTGTGGCCTGGACACCACCTTCAGCCGGATTGATAATGGTAAAATCATGTTTTATGAGCTTGATTTGCCTGATGTCATTGCACTTAGGCAAAATTTTTATGAAGACAGTGACAGGCATAAAAGCATTGCCTCTTCATTTCTGGATACCCAATGGTTTAAGGATATAGAGGTGCGGGACGGATTGCTGTTTTTGGCCGGTGGTGTGCTTTGTTATTTTAACGAAAATCAGATCAAAACGTTTTTCATTCAAGTTGCGGACTATTTTGAATCATGTGATTTTTATTTTGATTCCCTCTCCCCTATGGGGATGAAATTTGCGAAAAAGCAGGTACTCAAAAAAGGAGGTATGGGAATGTCCATGGATGGCGGATGGGGATTGAAACCTGTAAAATCCCTTGAAAAATGGGACCAAAGAATTCAAGTCATAAATTCAACCCCCATGTCCAAAGGAATGAAGCAAGGGGTGCCGTTTAAGGCAAAATTGGCTTCTACGATAGCGGATCTGCTTGGTGTTTGCTCTATGGTGCACATGAGAATCTGCCATTGCTGA